Proteins encoded within one genomic window of Rubripirellula tenax:
- a CDS encoding DUF1207 domain-containing protein yields MHRLIFTILTLVVIAPAVRAVDDSDISGDELFGDVQWVSVEGDPESPLLFHQAKHRLDLASVDCDRICRQATGATVRSDTLRCDNDRREYQVLPDGLMWRSYLAGPQEPRIGTVIQYDADDNIYCDASLGGRVGLLRYGTLGSKNPRGWQWDLEGGVITRLNVRESEDVDSMDYRIGTLITRSEGDWRFKFGYFHISSHVGDEYIERNPTFERVNYVTESAIWGVGYVPSESVRLYGEFAYAFSVSGGAQPVQIQTGAEYTPPAKSVTRGAPFAAINLNFREAVGYDVSSTAQIGWGFQSLESGRRMRFGLQCGAGPTSQYEFFERREEYIGIGSWFDY; encoded by the coding sequence GTGCATAGACTAATCTTCACAATCTTGACGCTCGTTGTGATCGCGCCAGCGGTGCGCGCTGTTGACGACAGCGATATCAGTGGCGATGAGCTTTTTGGCGACGTCCAGTGGGTGTCAGTCGAAGGCGATCCCGAGTCGCCGCTGTTGTTTCATCAGGCCAAACACAGGCTCGATCTTGCATCGGTGGACTGTGATCGGATTTGCCGTCAAGCGACAGGGGCCACGGTTCGCTCTGATACGTTGCGCTGCGACAATGACCGTCGCGAATACCAAGTCTTGCCCGACGGATTGATGTGGCGATCCTACTTGGCCGGTCCCCAGGAACCGCGGATTGGAACGGTCATCCAGTACGACGCTGATGACAACATTTATTGCGACGCATCGCTGGGCGGTCGTGTCGGGCTGCTGCGTTACGGTACGCTGGGCAGCAAGAACCCTCGTGGGTGGCAGTGGGACTTGGAAGGCGGCGTGATCACCCGTTTGAATGTTCGTGAATCCGAAGACGTTGATTCGATGGACTATCGCATCGGGACACTGATCACGCGTTCGGAAGGCGACTGGCGTTTCAAGTTTGGGTACTTTCACATCAGCTCCCACGTCGGCGACGAATACATCGAACGCAACCCAACGTTCGAGCGCGTGAACTACGTGACCGAGTCGGCGATTTGGGGTGTTGGTTACGTTCCTAGCGAATCGGTTCGGCTTTATGGCGAGTTTGCGTACGCGTTCAGCGTTTCGGGCGGTGCCCAGCCTGTGCAGATCCAAACGGGTGCCGAGTACACGCCGCCGGCCAAGTCGGTGACACGCGGCGCACCCTTTGCGGCGATCAACTTGAACTTTCGCGAAGCCGTCGGATACGACGTGTCCTCGACCGCCCAAATCGGCTGGGGTTTTCAGAGTCTCGAATCGGGCCGCAGGATGCGTTTCGGACTACAGTGCGGTGCGGGGCCGACCAGCCAATACGAGTTCTTCGAACGTCGCGAGGAATACATCGGAATCGGCAGTTGGTTTGATTATTAG
- a CDS encoding ArnT family glycosyltransferase, whose product MLAKTKLRLRDWYNRVQFPIDDRNELKSHSWTRRQESIAAWVLYVATFAVLLPSLSYPLIEPDETRYAQIAIEMIDSGDWVTPTLAGKPYLDKPPLMYWLTAASIGLLGPTEFSSRLPAVLSAMATVGLVFVLGRRIVGARAAWLGAMSLLLCGGFVIAGRFLILDSLLAFFVVLSLLAGYLAVREERHRWAWWVLSGSACALGVLTKGPVSLLLCAPPLVASGWLRRDQSRVRLVHWAAFVVPMFLVCVPWYVAVWKSNPDFGDYFFLEHNLNRFTKGSNHRAPFWFYVPTLFAAMFPTSLLLPSLGVFLFSRSDQNRRLRTKDLGYLACASVWILAFFSFASCKLPTYILPALPMISLMMGVMLDQTVFQPQVTSRITSYLRPFPQRASLILVFTLAVVASVDVWYRGHFDAGTVVAGFLGIGVIAVVMRSWNRDQAFNAPAWAFTACVAFGVLSFTTTRFIPVAATERSILARVAALTPHHPTTPVVFFGENPHAAKLQLPIHTVIHCSDVHSKAADRILTQHDEMIVVVNKGNRDFVRNQLKRQCLSVDANGDDVVFVARRVASQTSHQANIAERNIR is encoded by the coding sequence ATGTTAGCGAAAACAAAGCTGCGACTAAGAGATTGGTACAACCGCGTCCAGTTTCCGATCGATGACCGCAACGAACTGAAATCGCATTCCTGGACGCGTCGGCAAGAATCGATTGCGGCGTGGGTCTTGTATGTGGCCACGTTTGCGGTCCTATTGCCGTCGCTGTCGTATCCGTTGATCGAACCGGACGAGACGCGTTACGCGCAGATCGCGATCGAGATGATCGATTCAGGCGATTGGGTCACGCCGACACTCGCCGGAAAGCCGTACTTGGACAAACCGCCGCTGATGTATTGGTTGACGGCAGCCAGCATTGGTTTGCTCGGTCCGACGGAGTTTTCTTCGCGACTGCCGGCCGTGTTGTCGGCGATGGCGACGGTCGGTTTGGTTTTCGTGTTGGGACGACGCATCGTTGGGGCACGCGCGGCTTGGTTGGGGGCGATGTCGCTGTTGTTGTGCGGTGGCTTCGTGATTGCGGGGCGTTTTTTGATCCTCGATTCGTTGCTCGCGTTCTTTGTCGTGTTGAGTTTGCTTGCGGGCTATCTGGCCGTTCGCGAGGAACGACATCGTTGGGCTTGGTGGGTGTTGTCCGGGTCGGCGTGCGCGTTGGGCGTTTTGACAAAAGGGCCCGTGTCGCTGTTGTTGTGCGCGCCGCCACTGGTTGCCAGTGGTTGGCTGCGGCGTGACCAGAGTCGCGTTCGCCTGGTCCACTGGGCGGCCTTCGTCGTGCCGATGTTTTTGGTTTGTGTGCCTTGGTATGTGGCGGTGTGGAAGTCGAACCCCGATTTCGGTGACTACTTTTTCTTGGAACACAATCTGAACCGGTTCACCAAAGGATCGAACCACCGCGCACCGTTTTGGTTCTACGTGCCAACACTTTTCGCGGCGATGTTTCCCACGTCGTTGCTGCTGCCGTCGTTGGGCGTGTTCTTGTTCAGTCGATCCGATCAGAATCGGCGGCTACGCACGAAAGACCTTGGCTACTTGGCGTGTGCATCGGTCTGGATTCTGGCCTTCTTTTCGTTCGCCAGTTGCAAGTTGCCGACCTACATTCTGCCGGCTTTACCGATGATCAGCCTGATGATGGGCGTGATGCTTGACCAAACGGTCTTTCAGCCGCAAGTCACCAGTCGCATCACAAGCTACTTGCGTCCGTTTCCACAGCGGGCGTCGTTGATCTTGGTGTTCACCCTGGCCGTGGTTGCTTCAGTGGACGTTTGGTATCGCGGTCATTTCGATGCCGGCACGGTCGTGGCAGGATTCTTGGGCATCGGCGTGATTGCGGTTGTGATGCGGTCTTGGAATCGAGACCAAGCGTTCAACGCACCCGCTTGGGCGTTCACGGCATGTGTCGCGTTTGGCGTGCTGAGTTTCACGACGACGCGTTTCATTCCGGTTGCAGCGACGGAGCGGTCGATTTTGGCGAGAGTCGCGGCGTTGACGCCGCATCATCCAACCACCCCTGTGGTTTTCTTCGGCGAAAATCCTCACGCTGCTAAACTTCAGCTTCCGATCCATACAGTGATCCATTGTTCCGATGTTCATAGCAAAGCTGCGGATCGTATCTTGACGCAGCACGATGAAATGATCGTGGTGGTGAACAAGGGAAACCGCGACTTCGTTCGCAACCAATTGAAGCGGCAGTGTTTATCGGTGGACGCAAACGGTGACGACGTCGTCTTTGTTGCACGCCGAGTCGCGTCGCAAACATCGCATCAAGCGAACATCGCCGAACGAAATATTCGCTGA
- a CDS encoding LptF/LptG family permease — protein sequence MKTIQRRIAYDILRVFLVALIALTVLVMFIGVAREALEQGLGVAGVMQLIPYAAPNALSLAVPGTALFSVCCVYGRMSADNEFTALQSVGISPIPAMMPAIVISTLLSLATVVLINTAFTWGFHGIQRVVMSSVEHVAYGVLQRDRSFQHGSMSLTVRDVEGKTLMDPVIHLRRANNESVSINARTAVLSYNDANQALTLSVTDGEASVGGKASFQFPDTLVHTIPLSNKPAYDVLTANPSHMPMNDFPIASVKQASDIHRRESEIAVRTGFSVIGSRMDSICDDGAQIRLVSLTKSRKRLHRLDTEVHRRWASGFTCLALSMLGIPLAIRMKTSDTMTTFAVVFLPTLLIYYPVFALTLDMAKDGKIAAVGVWIANGVAMVIGFFLIRKTVYFPA from the coding sequence ATGAAAACCATTCAACGACGGATTGCCTACGATATCCTGCGAGTGTTTCTGGTCGCGCTGATCGCCTTGACCGTTTTGGTGATGTTCATCGGCGTGGCTCGGGAAGCTCTGGAACAGGGTCTCGGTGTCGCTGGCGTCATGCAGTTGATCCCATACGCGGCGCCCAATGCGTTGTCGTTGGCGGTTCCCGGCACGGCCTTGTTTAGCGTTTGCTGCGTCTATGGACGCATGTCCGCGGACAACGAGTTTACGGCTTTGCAATCGGTCGGAATTTCGCCGATCCCCGCGATGATGCCGGCGATCGTGATCAGTACGCTGTTGAGTCTTGCCACGGTCGTATTGATCAATACGGCGTTCACATGGGGGTTCCATGGCATCCAGCGCGTCGTCATGAGTTCGGTGGAACACGTCGCCTACGGAGTGCTGCAGCGCGATCGCAGTTTTCAACACGGATCGATGTCGCTGACCGTTCGCGACGTCGAAGGGAAAACGTTGATGGATCCCGTCATCCATTTGCGTCGGGCAAATAACGAATCCGTTTCGATCAACGCGCGAACCGCCGTGCTGTCGTACAACGACGCGAACCAGGCACTGACGCTGAGTGTGACTGATGGCGAAGCCAGTGTTGGTGGGAAAGCATCGTTCCAATTTCCCGACACGCTGGTTCACACGATTCCGTTGTCGAACAAACCGGCATACGACGTGTTGACTGCCAATCCGTCGCACATGCCGATGAACGACTTTCCCATCGCGTCGGTCAAACAAGCATCCGATATCCATCGCCGCGAAAGTGAGATCGCCGTGCGAACCGGATTCAGCGTGATCGGATCGCGAATGGATTCGATCTGTGATGACGGTGCCCAGATTCGCTTGGTGTCGCTGACAAAGAGCCGCAAGCGACTACACCGATTGGATACTGAAGTACATCGACGATGGGCGAGCGGATTCACCTGTTTGGCGCTTTCGATGTTGGGAATTCCGCTGGCCATTCGCATGAAAACTTCGGACACGATGACGACGTTTGCTGTCGTGTTTCTACCAACCTTGTTGATCTACTATCCCGTATTCGCGTTGACGCTTGACATGGCCAAGGACGGTAAGATCGCCGCCGTTGGTGTCTGGATTGCAAACGGCGTCGCGATGGTGATCGGCTTCTTCTTGATTCGAAAAACTGTCTATTTTCCCGCCTGA
- a CDS encoding glycosyltransferase, translating into MHSRPGTDAAISLVLPAWNECEIITTAIAEADAALRLVSADYEIIVVDDGSTDGTSDLVLACARENPAVRLVRHAPNQGYGAALRSGFAAASKGFVMFTDADCQFDLTELDRFVLLAKDYDIVCGYRIDRKDTALRCIYSRVYNQLVRVLLRTGVRDVDCAMKLFHRDVIQNLTISGNGFLVNSELLTQANQRGYSVVEVGVSHRPRTEGNSTVSITHIPKVLASLARFWWNSVQFPSVVASTEKSPTALNHVADVDKTSLMPTDRQLGWLQVALLAIAALFMFTNLSYPLIDRDETRYAEISREMLATGNWVLPQLNFETYYDKPPLLYWLCAISFKIFGTNEWAARFVPASAALATMAATMFFGSRFFHRCVGLLGGLVLMLSVGFIFTSRYLLLDGVLALLVTLAMGSAYEAIRTERLKLGWWCLSGICCGLAFMTKGPLILVLWLPPVFVMSWISDAHARPRLRDYATILGLVGLVATPWFAAVTVQDANFLNEFFITHNLGRFAGEFHVRPIWYFIPVLMVAGHPWSFLTIPYASFLFGHRDGIRFERPPALGFLLMWSVWCFIFFSMSKCKLPTYLLPAAPAMSLMIGHYLHHMIVEAPVPSKYWFAQYWLARTATVTTCVAGIAFVVYAIAAGLEVPSTIYVWAMLWAGSLVTALLLVNDRRHAKQAWGSSALASFLFAVMVMHHMVPAFSSSQSLFAGSSSLDRTIATATHPNMATVSHEFSEVPFYLERSDIPNFSNVRDPELREYVQNHGKTVLVVHHRITNELLRESLPDGTKIVSLASRGAALFIEATPPTQRLAERVSPTAVVKVNR; encoded by the coding sequence ATGCACTCAAGACCCGGCACCGACGCCGCCATCTCGCTCGTTTTACCCGCATGGAACGAATGCGAGATCATCACGACCGCCATCGCCGAAGCGGACGCTGCGCTGCGACTGGTTTCGGCTGACTACGAAATCATCGTCGTCGATGATGGCAGCACCGACGGGACTTCGGATTTGGTGCTGGCGTGTGCCCGAGAAAACCCTGCGGTGCGACTGGTTCGGCACGCCCCCAACCAAGGATACGGAGCGGCACTGCGCAGCGGTTTCGCCGCGGCGTCGAAAGGGTTCGTGATGTTCACGGACGCCGATTGCCAGTTCGATTTGACAGAACTTGATCGGTTCGTGTTGCTCGCCAAGGACTACGACATCGTTTGCGGCTACCGAATCGATCGCAAAGACACAGCGCTTCGGTGTATCTATTCGCGGGTCTACAACCAATTGGTTCGCGTGCTATTGCGAACCGGTGTTCGTGATGTGGACTGTGCGATGAAGTTGTTCCATCGCGATGTGATTCAGAACCTGACGATTTCGGGCAACGGTTTTCTGGTCAATTCCGAACTGTTGACCCAAGCGAACCAGCGCGGTTACAGCGTTGTCGAAGTCGGCGTTTCGCATCGGCCCCGCACCGAAGGCAACAGCACCGTATCGATCACCCACATCCCCAAAGTACTGGCCAGTTTAGCGCGGTTTTGGTGGAACTCGGTTCAATTCCCCAGTGTCGTTGCATCCACCGAGAAATCCCCAACCGCGCTCAACCACGTCGCCGACGTTGACAAGACTTCGCTGATGCCGACGGATCGACAACTCGGTTGGCTGCAAGTGGCGCTGCTGGCGATCGCAGCTCTGTTCATGTTCACCAACTTGAGCTATCCGTTGATCGATCGCGACGAGACTCGCTATGCCGAGATTTCTCGCGAGATGCTGGCGACCGGAAATTGGGTGTTGCCTCAGTTGAATTTTGAAACCTACTACGACAAGCCTCCGTTGTTGTATTGGTTGTGCGCGATCAGCTTCAAAATATTCGGCACCAACGAATGGGCCGCTCGATTTGTACCCGCTTCGGCCGCGCTGGCAACGATGGCGGCAACGATGTTTTTCGGTTCGCGATTCTTCCATCGCTGCGTCGGTTTGTTGGGCGGTTTGGTGCTGATGTTGTCGGTCGGGTTCATCTTCACAAGTCGTTACTTGTTGCTCGACGGAGTCTTGGCGTTGCTCGTGACGTTGGCGATGGGATCGGCCTACGAAGCGATTCGGACCGAACGGCTGAAACTCGGATGGTGGTGTTTGTCCGGCATCTGTTGCGGTTTGGCGTTCATGACCAAGGGCCCGTTGATTTTGGTGCTGTGGTTGCCGCCGGTGTTCGTGATGTCCTGGATTTCCGACGCGCATGCTCGACCAAGACTGAGGGACTATGCGACGATTCTTGGATTGGTCGGTCTCGTGGCGACGCCTTGGTTTGCGGCCGTAACTGTCCAGGACGCGAACTTTTTGAATGAATTCTTTATCACTCACAATTTGGGTCGATTCGCTGGTGAATTCCACGTCCGTCCGATTTGGTACTTCATTCCGGTGTTGATGGTTGCCGGCCATCCGTGGTCGTTCCTGACAATTCCGTACGCTTCGTTTCTGTTCGGCCACAGGGACGGCATCCGATTCGAACGCCCACCCGCCCTCGGATTCTTGTTGATGTGGAGCGTCTGGTGCTTCATCTTCTTTTCAATGTCAAAGTGCAAGTTGCCAACCTATTTGTTACCAGCGGCACCGGCGATGTCGTTGATGATTGGCCACTACCTTCACCACATGATTGTCGAGGCTCCGGTCCCGTCAAAATATTGGTTCGCCCAATACTGGTTGGCACGAACGGCGACCGTGACCACGTGCGTCGCGGGCATTGCCTTCGTCGTTTACGCGATCGCCGCCGGGCTTGAAGTCCCCTCGACCATCTACGTTTGGGCAATGCTTTGGGCAGGATCGTTGGTCACGGCGTTGTTGTTGGTCAACGACCGGCGGCACGCGAAACAGGCGTGGGGTTCGTCGGCTCTGGCTTCGTTTTTGTTCGCCGTCATGGTGATGCATCACATGGTTCCCGCGTTCAGCAGTAGCCAGAGTCTGTTTGCCGGTTCGTCATCGCTTGACCGAACGATCGCAACCGCCACGCATCCCAACATGGCGACGGTGTCCCACGAATTTTCGGAAGTGCCTTTCTACTTGGAACGCAGCGACATTCCCAACTTTTCGAATGTTCGCGATCCCGAACTACGTGAATACGTTCAAAACCACGGAAAAACGGTTTTGGTGGTTCACCATCGCATCACCAACGAATTGCTTCGAGAGAGTCTTCCAGACGGAACGAAGATCGTTTCGCTGGCGAGTCGCGGCGCTGCTTTGTTCATCGAGGCCACACCTCCGACGCAACGCTTGGCTGAACGCGTCAGCCCCACGGCAGTTGTCAAGGTGAACCGATGA
- a CDS encoding DUF1553 domain-containing protein, whose product MNRRLTASMRFLIVLGCVFASAAISRGEDAAQTEQLEFFEREVRPVLVEHCYQCHSASGKRIKAGLRLDHLSEMLRGGDSGPAIVPGDADASLIVEAVRYEGYEMPPKGKLPDDQIAALVRWVESGAVWPKDEDAPSANDDPSNPTIAEFDIDDRAENHWVWNPITRPMAPVVKDSAWPNDEIDKFILAGLENANLRPAEDIDRSVLLRRLSFDLVGLPPTADQISTFLADESPKAVERVVDALLDSPHYGERWGRHWLDLARFAESRGHEFDNDAAYAYQYRDYVIRALNADVPYDQFVREQIAGDLISPPRLNPQDGFNESILGTGFWFLGEWVHSPVDIRKDEADRLDNMIDVMSKTFLGLTVSCARCHDHKFDAISTADYYSLCGFLQSSDYREVSFESLEHNRRIAQSLSQLDTEYRQAIGRSLAQSGTQGLQPFPTPPADDSSTESNIVIDYADLQDDQWMQDGFIFGKRPRRAGEAFLTKTDDGWSLNFAEQTSAASDSFWDGLMTVAPSAVQQRGALESLPRSGRTLRTPTFTLVDGQVHCRVQGVGHVVACVDSHRMIAGPLHKETIQAIKADSTWVRLDLSRYVGHRLHLEFTPASDESLEVVRIVQGASDATRKRWDEYDAALAKYVDEFAVQVESSSESGIDDLVASWADARTQLQSQMMRSSHAAMAMMDGTGEDETILIRGNASKPGPIEPRHFLTAISGDAPMQIASGSGRLELADHITDQHNPLTARVIVNRLWHHLMGRGIVPTTDDFGVLGQRPSHPELLDYLASEFVADRQSLKRMIRRIVLTRTYQMSSRADGDAVEADPGNRLWHHRSPKRLEGEVIRDSLLAISGDMDVTMFGPSVPIHLTRFMDGRGRPKTSGPLDGDRRRSVYIEVRRNFLSPFMLAFDTPSPASAMGRRNVSNVPAQALILLNDPLVAQLTGNWAKRTMADHATTTERIEAMYIASLAREPTHPEHCIAWQFIGSQSDEHERWAELAHALVNTKEFIFVP is encoded by the coding sequence GTGAACCGACGCTTGACCGCTTCGATGCGTTTTTTGATCGTCCTCGGTTGCGTTTTCGCTTCCGCCGCGATATCGCGTGGTGAAGATGCGGCGCAAACCGAACAGCTCGAGTTTTTTGAAAGAGAAGTTCGCCCCGTCCTTGTCGAGCATTGTTATCAATGTCACAGCGCATCGGGGAAACGAATCAAGGCCGGTCTGCGTCTCGACCATCTCTCCGAAATGCTCCGCGGCGGCGACTCGGGCCCCGCGATCGTTCCCGGCGATGCCGATGCGAGTCTGATTGTCGAAGCGGTTCGTTACGAGGGCTACGAAATGCCCCCGAAGGGTAAGTTGCCCGACGACCAAATCGCAGCACTGGTGCGCTGGGTCGAATCGGGCGCGGTTTGGCCGAAAGACGAGGACGCACCGTCGGCCAACGACGATCCGTCCAATCCAACGATCGCAGAATTCGACATCGACGATCGCGCCGAAAACCATTGGGTTTGGAATCCGATCACGCGTCCGATGGCCCCCGTCGTAAAAGACTCGGCTTGGCCCAACGACGAGATCGACAAGTTCATCCTGGCTGGACTGGAAAACGCGAACTTGCGTCCGGCCGAAGACATCGATCGATCGGTGCTGCTGCGGCGATTGTCCTTTGACTTGGTCGGGCTGCCGCCGACGGCTGACCAGATTTCGACATTCTTAGCTGACGAGTCGCCCAAAGCGGTCGAGCGGGTCGTCGACGCGTTGCTTGACTCGCCTCACTACGGTGAACGATGGGGCCGTCACTGGTTGGACTTGGCACGGTTTGCCGAATCTCGCGGTCACGAGTTCGACAATGACGCGGCATACGCGTACCAGTATCGCGACTATGTGATCCGCGCGTTGAATGCGGATGTGCCGTACGACCAATTCGTCCGCGAGCAAATTGCCGGCGACTTGATCTCGCCGCCCCGGTTGAACCCCCAAGACGGTTTCAACGAGTCCATTTTGGGTACCGGATTCTGGTTCTTGGGCGAGTGGGTGCATTCGCCCGTCGACATTCGCAAGGACGAAGCCGATCGGTTGGACAACATGATCGATGTGATGTCGAAAACGTTTCTCGGCTTGACGGTTTCCTGCGCTCGTTGTCACGATCACAAGTTCGATGCTATCTCGACGGCCGACTACTACTCGTTGTGTGGTTTCTTGCAAAGCAGTGACTACCGCGAGGTGAGTTTCGAGTCGCTCGAACACAATCGACGCATTGCTCAATCGCTGTCGCAATTGGACACCGAGTACCGCCAAGCGATTGGCCGTTCGCTAGCGCAATCGGGCACTCAGGGACTGCAACCGTTTCCGACGCCGCCCGCCGATGATTCCAGCACCGAATCCAACATCGTGATCGATTACGCCGACCTTCAAGATGATCAATGGATGCAGGACGGATTCATTTTCGGTAAACGCCCGCGACGCGCCGGCGAGGCGTTCTTAACAAAAACCGACGACGGCTGGTCACTCAATTTTGCGGAACAGACATCCGCAGCAAGCGACAGCTTCTGGGACGGCCTGATGACGGTTGCTCCGTCAGCCGTCCAGCAACGCGGTGCTTTGGAATCTCTGCCCCGGAGTGGTCGTACCCTGCGAACGCCCACCTTCACGCTGGTCGACGGTCAAGTTCATTGCCGCGTGCAAGGCGTCGGTCACGTCGTCGCCTGTGTCGACTCGCATCGTATGATCGCCGGACCGCTGCACAAGGAAACCATCCAGGCGATAAAAGCGGATTCGACGTGGGTCCGACTCGATTTGTCGCGGTACGTCGGACACCGACTGCATTTGGAATTCACTCCCGCCAGCGACGAATCACTGGAAGTCGTACGGATCGTCCAAGGCGCGTCCGACGCGACCCGCAAACGCTGGGACGAATACGACGCGGCGTTGGCAAAGTACGTTGACGAGTTCGCCGTTCAGGTGGAATCGTCATCCGAATCCGGAATCGATGATCTTGTCGCCTCTTGGGCCGACGCGCGAACACAATTGCAATCACAAATGATGCGTTCATCACACGCCGCGATGGCGATGATGGATGGTACGGGCGAAGACGAAACGATTCTAATTCGTGGCAACGCATCCAAACCGGGGCCGATCGAGCCTCGGCACTTTCTGACCGCGATCTCCGGCGACGCCCCGATGCAGATCGCGTCGGGCAGCGGCCGGCTCGAACTGGCCGATCACATCACCGACCAACACAACCCGCTAACCGCCCGCGTGATCGTCAACCGACTTTGGCATCACTTGATGGGACGGGGAATCGTCCCAACGACCGACGACTTTGGCGTGTTGGGGCAACGACCTTCGCACCCCGAATTGCTGGATTACTTGGCCAGCGAGTTTGTCGCCGATCGCCAAAGTTTGAAGCGGATGATCCGCCGCATCGTACTGACGCGAACGTACCAAATGTCGTCGCGAGCCGATGGCGATGCCGTTGAGGCGGACCCGGGCAATCGGCTGTGGCACCATCGATCGCCCAAACGGCTGGAAGGCGAAGTCATCCGCGATTCGCTACTGGCGATTTCGGGGGACATGGACGTGACCATGTTCGGTCCCTCGGTACCCATCCACCTGACACGGTTCATGGACGGTCGCGGTCGCCCCAAGACCAGCGGACCACTGGACGGCGACCGACGGCGTTCCGTTTACATCGAAGTTCGGCGAAATTTTTTGTCGCCGTTCATGTTGGCTTTCGATACTCCGTCGCCGGCAAGTGCGATGGGCCGACGCAATGTGTCCAACGTCCCGGCCCAGGCACTGATTCTGCTGAATGATCCTCTGGTTGCGCAACTGACCGGCAACTGGGCCAAGCGAACAATGGCAGATCACGCGACGACGACGGAGCGGATCGAGGCGATGTACATCGCCTCCCTGGCTCGCGAACCCACCCACCCCGAACATTGCATTGCATGGCAGTTCATCGGATCGCAATCCGACGAACACGAACGCTGGGCCGAGTTGGCGCACGCGTTGGTGAACACGAAGGAGTTCATATTCGTTCCATGA
- a CDS encoding DUF1501 domain-containing protein — translation MLKRCASGFGAVALAGLNADPAFSSTAMHGLHHAAQAKNIIFLYMDGGPSQVDTFDPKPLLEKFDGRNPSELFDVEPTQFNNNGNVLASPWKFHQHGESGIPVSELFPHVAACADELSVIRSMVSEFPEHTFANYFLHSGSGLQGRPSMGAWINYGLGSECQDLPGFVVINGGLIPPGGLDCFGSGFLPASFQGSVFKPSGSGVANIEPLDSRPGRQRAELDLIAQLDGFAADRFGEHDSLDSAIRNYELAYAMQMAVPDVMSLADEPAYLQKQYGMESKFEPTRTYAAQCLIARRMIERGVRFIELTCPAVSGDRWDQHSNLKKGHENNALAVDQPIAALLQDLRSRGLLDETLVVWAGEFGRTPFAQGNNGRDHNPMGFTIWMAGGGVRPGTIYGATDDFGYKAIENRTEIHDLHATMLHLLGVDHTRSTFRFGGRDMRLTDVKGHVIHDVIA, via the coding sequence ATGCTAAAGCGGTGTGCAAGCGGTTTTGGCGCCGTCGCGCTGGCCGGACTGAATGCCGATCCGGCATTTTCGTCGACGGCGATGCATGGACTGCATCACGCCGCTCAGGCCAAGAACATCATTTTCTTGTACATGGACGGCGGACCGTCGCAAGTCGATACGTTTGACCCCAAACCGTTGCTTGAAAAGTTCGACGGTCGAAATCCCAGCGAACTGTTCGACGTCGAACCGACCCAGTTCAACAACAACGGCAACGTGCTGGCGAGTCCGTGGAAGTTCCATCAACACGGCGAATCGGGCATCCCTGTCAGCGAATTGTTCCCGCACGTTGCGGCCTGCGCCGACGAATTGTCCGTCATTCGGTCGATGGTTTCGGAGTTTCCAGAGCACACGTTCGCGAACTACTTTCTGCACAGCGGCAGTGGCCTGCAGGGCCGACCCAGCATGGGTGCCTGGATCAACTACGGCCTGGGCAGCGAGTGCCAAGACCTGCCCGGATTTGTCGTCATCAATGGCGGTTTGATCCCGCCCGGTGGACTGGATTGTTTCGGCAGCGGGTTCTTGCCGGCCAGTTTCCAGGGTTCGGTTTTCAAACCCTCCGGCAGCGGCGTCGCCAACATCGAACCGCTGGATTCGCGACCCGGACGCCAACGAGCAGAGCTGGATCTGATCGCCCAGTTGGACGGATTCGCGGCCGATCGGTTCGGCGAACACGACAGCCTTGATTCGGCCATTCGAAATTACGAACTCGCCTACGCGATGCAGATGGCGGTTCCCGACGTGATGTCGTTGGCCGACGAACCGGCTTACTTGCAAAAGCAATACGGAATGGAATCCAAGTTCGAGCCGACGCGGACCTATGCGGCGCAATGCTTGATCGCGCGGCGGATGATTGAACGAGGCGTCCGGTTTATCGAACTGACTTGCCCGGCGGTTTCGGGCGATCGATGGGACCAACACAGCAACCTCAAAAAAGGGCACGAAAACAATGCCCTGGCCGTCGACCAACCGATCGCGGCGCTGTTGCAGGACTTGCGATCGCGGGGCTTGCTGGATGAAACGTTGGTCGTTTGGGCCGGGGAGTTTGGACGGACCCCGTTTGCACAAGGCAACAACGGGCGCGACCACAATCCGATGGGCTTCACGATTTGGATGGCCGGCGGTGGCGTTCGCCCGGGCACGATTTATGGCGCGACGGATGATTTCGGTTACAAGGCGATCGAAAATCGAACCGAGATTCACGACTTACACGCCACGATGCTGCACCTGCTGGGCGTCGATCACACTCGATCGACATTCCGGTTCGGCGGCCGCGACATGCGTCTGACTGACGTCAAAGGTCACGTCATCCACGACGTCATTGCGTAG